The Brassica oleracea var. oleracea cultivar TO1000 chromosome C6, BOL, whole genome shotgun sequence genome includes a region encoding these proteins:
- the LOC106298330 gene encoding thioredoxin H2 yields MGGVLSSVFGGGGEEAVAANESEQSRVMKFSSSARWQLHFNEIKESSKLLVVDFSASWCGPCRMIEPAFIAMAAKFTDVEFVKLDVDELPDVAKEFNVTGMPTFVLVKNGKEIERIVGARKDELEKKVLKHRA; encoded by the exons ATGGGAGGTGTATTATCATCTGTGTTTGGAGGTGGTGGAGAAGAAGCAGTTGCAGCGAATGAATCCGAGCAAAGTCGCGTCATGAAGTTTAGCTCATCGGCTCGGTGGCAGCTTCACTTCAACGAGATCAAAGAATCCTCGAAACTG CTGGTGGTTGACTTCTCAGCATCCTGGTGTGGACCTTGTAGGATGATCGAGCCTGCGTTCATCGCCATGGCTGCCAAGTTCACTGATGTTGAATTCGTCAAATTGGATGTCGATGAACTTCCC GATGTGGCTAAAGAGTTCAATGTGACGGGGATGCCAACTTTTGTGCTGGTGAAAAATGGTAAAGAGATTGAAAGGATCGTTGGAGCAAGGAAAGATGAACTTGAGAAGAAAGTTCTCAAACACAGGGCATAG
- the LOC106297595 gene encoding uncharacterized protein LOC106297595, with protein sequence MKQTIAATSFNHSEILAIHEASRECVWLRSMTNIIRIDCGMTEGKDAPTIMYEDNAACIAQLKDGYIKGDMTKHIMPKFFFTHELQKAGEVQVVQLRSSDNSADLFTKSLPTSTFRKLTHQIRMRRLKDLQ encoded by the coding sequence ATGAAGCAGACGATCGCGGCCACATCCTTTAACCATTCTGAGATTTTGGCTATTCATGAGGCCAGCCGCGAGTGTGTATGGTTACGGTCCATGACCAACATTATCCGAATTGATTGTGGGATGACCGAAGGGAAAGACGCACCAACGATCATGTATGAGGACAATGCAGCATGCATAGCTCAGCTTAAGGATGGCTATATTAAAGGAGACATGACGAAACACATCATGCCTAAGTTCTTCTTCACGCATGAGTTACAGAAAGCCGGCGAGGTCCAAGTGGTACAACTGCGTTCAAGTGACAACTCAGCTGATCTATTCACCAAGTCACTTCCGACCTCTACGTTCAGAAAGCTCACGCATCAGATTCGGATGCGTAGACTTAAAGACCTTCAGTGA